Genomic DNA from Roseburia intestinalis L1-82:
CCAGACATGGCGATTTTTCATTACACAGTCAAAATAGTCGGACGAAGTAAAGGGAAATCTGTTATCTCCGCTTCCGCATATCTCAATGGGGATGTGATGAAAAACGAGGAAACCGGGAGAATCAGTTATTACACTTCTAAAAAAGAAGTGGTCTACACTCGGCTGATGATGTGTGAAAACGCACCTCCTGAATGGCAGATAGTACCAGAAGAAAATATAAAACGCTTTCAAAAATCTGTCCGATACAAAAGATCAGAAGATAAAGAAGCTGCTTTAGAAAAATTTAAAATCACATTTCAGAAACAAAGGTTATGGAATGAGGTATTGAAGATTGAAAAAAATGCAGATGCCCAACTTGGCAGGTCATTTGAATTTGCCCTTCCCAAAGAATGGAACAGACAGGAACAAATTCAATATACAACTGACTATATTCAAAAAACTTTTGTAGATAGAGGAATGTGTGCTGATTGGAGTATCCACGATAAAGGGGATGGCAACCCCCATGTCCATCTGCTTCTGACTATGCGTCCTTTTAACCCGGATCATTCTTGGGGAAAGAAAGAAGTCAAGGATTGGGATTTTCTCAGAGATAAAAACGGAAATATCGTGATTGATGAATCCCATCCGAACTGGTGGCAGGATAAGAAAAACCCTGACCGTCATGGAATCCGTATCCCTGTATTAGACGAAAACGGAATTCAGAAGATGGGTGCAAGAAACCGCCTGCAATGGAAACGGGTGCTGACCGATGCTACCGGATGGAACAATCCAAAAAATTGTGAACTGTGGCGGAGTGAATGGGCAAAGGTGTGTAATGAACATCTTCCTTTGCATAATCAGGTCGATCACCGTTCTTATGAAAAACAGGGAAAACTCCAGATTCCTACCATCCATGAAGGCGCTGACGCAAGAAAGATTGAACAAAAGGTTCTTGCCGGGCAGGAAATAAAAGGTTCGTGGAAAGTAGCGGAAAATCAAATCATAAAACAACAAAACACGTTATTGCAAAAGATACTGGACACCTTTGGAAAAGTATCGGGTGCATTATCATTATGGAAGGAGCGATTAAATGACATTAGAAGAAAGCCGGGAAATTATACCCTTAATGGAATCCATGATTGGGCAAATCGAAGAACAGCAGACCTTAATGGCAGAAATGATTCTGGAAATGCAGAACCGGGACACCCAACTCTCTCTTATGCAGGAACAGAATCAGAAATTGCAAAAATTAAACAGCGAGTTATCCGAGCTGCTCAACATTTTGCCAAATACCGAGGAACTGCTTTCCAAGATGGAAGAACAGAAAACGAAGATAGAACTTTTGGAAAACGAAAATCAGCAATGGCAGAAATTGGTACAGAAGCTGAACAGCGAAAACAGTTTATTACTGAAACAGAACACCGAATTGCTGAACTGGAACAGCAGATAGAGAAAGGAC
This window encodes:
- a CDS encoding MobA/MobL family protein, which gives rise to MAIFHYTVKIVGRSKGKSVISASAYLNGDVMKNEETGRISYYTSKKEVVYTRLMMCENAPPEWQIVPEENIKRFQKSVRYKRSEDKEAALEKFKITFQKQRLWNEVLKIEKNADAQLGRSFEFALPKEWNRQEQIQYTTDYIQKTFVDRGMCADWSIHDKGDGNPHVHLLLTMRPFNPDHSWGKKEVKDWDFLRDKNGNIVIDESHPNWWQDKKNPDRHGIRIPVLDENGIQKMGARNRLQWKRVLTDATGWNNPKNCELWRSEWAKVCNEHLPLHNQVDHRSYEKQGKLQIPTIHEGADARKIEQKVLAGQEIKGSWKVAENQIIKQQNTLLQKILDTFGKVSGALSLWKERLNDIRRKPGNYTLNGIHDWANRRTADLNGRNDSGNAEPGHPTLSYAGTESEIAKIKQRVIRAAQHFAKYRGTAFQDGRTENEDRTFGKRKSAMAEIGTEAEQRKQFITETEHRIAELEQQIEKGRDIDERIQRIKERRTVGRTSPLDRGDTRRTGTERPAYRGTKDAAQRISDLEREIKQREQSREYSSIKERLEASRQSIAEREREAAKRKRHDRGMSR